A window of Pedobacter lusitanus contains these coding sequences:
- a CDS encoding thiol-activated cytolysin family protein yields MKLLSTLFLFLIVFASCQKQPAKIKNSDQNISLKSPEGSSISINSGSLNAFNSWLQEASFIKSQLNSAKTSDLEVPDKLMFDGSWNDRTIGAVHIKTDSMWIGDLAGRTFIGYADEFTMLPEWLGQKDNFYLGNLIRGNTISTLDMTPLSERLGQYESRPVSASVSFPGKNVAGVFNPNELSATQFYTKLLQDNGLAGTQKAAYSYSLQEFTYYDELRTVFGSNVKVNALFYGSGSTSTNGVLKIAGKSGLVAKFVQKNFSLDMDVPVKGELYENLDLNAVDGYWPAYISNITYGSTGVLVIESEENQQLVNSTFKKAFSVLGGLVSGTSDMTSAEISIINNSTMKIYFIGPDGAEAVKRIYSLDELLGFVKRGSSFTAQSPGVPVSFKMKSLKDNKVINNNFRIDAPVEKVWAAFRRIKEYKPGKDMARLCFFADEALTVPIIAPAKIEFKYLETWPGPPRADNSSRGSEFNRDHKTYVDLTELNPTQPRAFKLIKSDLYNGGTLVL; encoded by the coding sequence ATGAAATTATTATCTACCCTGTTTTTATTCCTTATTGTTTTCGCCTCTTGTCAGAAGCAACCGGCAAAAATTAAAAATTCGGACCAGAATATTAGCCTCAAATCTCCTGAAGGCAGTTCGATTAGCATTAACAGTGGCTCACTGAATGCCTTTAACAGCTGGCTGCAGGAAGCTTCTTTTATTAAATCACAGCTGAATTCTGCAAAAACCAGTGACCTCGAGGTTCCTGATAAGTTAATGTTTGATGGTTCCTGGAATGACCGGACAATTGGTGCGGTACATATCAAAACGGACAGCATGTGGATCGGTGACCTGGCAGGCAGAACCTTTATCGGTTATGCGGATGAGTTTACCATGTTACCTGAGTGGCTGGGACAAAAAGACAACTTTTATCTGGGCAATCTGATCAGGGGAAATACCATTTCCACGCTTGATATGACTCCGTTATCAGAGAGACTGGGACAGTATGAATCAAGACCGGTAAGTGCTTCTGTATCTTTTCCTGGAAAGAATGTTGCGGGTGTATTTAATCCCAATGAATTATCGGCCACACAGTTTTACACTAAATTACTGCAGGATAATGGCCTGGCCGGCACACAAAAAGCAGCATACAGTTATAGTTTGCAGGAGTTCACTTATTACGATGAGCTGAGAACTGTATTTGGTTCTAATGTCAAAGTCAATGCATTATTCTATGGTTCTGGTTCAACCAGTACCAACGGGGTACTTAAAATTGCCGGAAAATCAGGACTTGTGGCCAAATTTGTACAAAAGAATTTTTCTCTGGATATGGATGTTCCTGTCAAAGGCGAACTTTATGAAAATCTGGATTTAAATGCAGTTGATGGTTACTGGCCGGCTTATATCAGCAATATTACCTACGGTTCTACTGGTGTACTGGTTATTGAAAGTGAAGAAAATCAGCAACTGGTAAACAGTACGTTCAAAAAGGCTTTTTCTGTGTTGGGCGGACTGGTTTCAGGGACGTCTGACATGACCTCTGCTGAAATATCAATCATCAATAATTCAACGATGAAGATCTATTTTATTGGTCCTGATGGTGCTGAAGCTGTGAAGAGAATTTACAGTCTTGATGAGCTATTGGGTTTTGTGAAAAGAGGTTCTTCTTTCACTGCGCAATCTCCGGGAGTACCAGTATCGTTTAAAATGAAATCTCTGAAGGACAATAAAGTCATTAACAACAATTTCAGAATTGATGCACCTGTAGAAAAAGTCTGGGCTGCTTTCAGAAGAATCAAAGAGTATAAACCAGGAAAAGACATGGCCAGGTTATGCTTTTTTGCAGATGAAGCGTTAACTGTCCCTATTATTGCTCCAGCTAAAATAGAATTCAAGTATCTGGAAACATGGCCAGGCCCACCAAGGGCTGATAATTCAAGCCGTGGTTCAGAGTTTAACAGAGATCATAAAACTTATGTTGATCTGACCGAACTTAATCCAACACAGCCCCGGGCTTTCAAATTAATCAAAAGTGATCTTTATAACGGTGGCACACTGGTTTTATAA
- a CDS encoding glycoside hydrolase family 3 N-terminal domain-containing protein — protein sequence MKYIITKVILLPVFFVMLSHAASANDTVNVAVKKNRIAAPLYKNPAAAIEKRVADLLSRMTPEEKFWQLFMIPGDLDGVDKNRYKNGIFGLQVSAVSQGGGGAGQMLSYNTQENAYTLAKKINAIQQYFVKETRLGIPIIAFDEALHGLVRQGATAFPQSIGLAASFNTALMGQVAGTIAQETKVRGIRDILTPVINIAADVRWGRTEETYGEDPFLSAQMGLAFVSAFENQNIITTPKHFVANVGDGGRDSYPIHYNDRLMEEIYLPPFKTAIQQGKSRSLMTAYNTVNGTPATSNEYLLTQKLKNEWGFKGFVISDAGAVGGANVLHYTASGYADATRQAITAGLDVIFQTDYAHYKLFITPFLDGSIPQKRIDDAVSRVLRAKFELGLFEKPYVSEEEAQKALNDQSHKAIAKQAALQSFVLLKNEKSVLPLKNVKNILVVGEDAIEARLGGYSGTGNGKINIVDGLKKRGGEHVNVTYSKGSSRNPVLYVPVNKEFLKADTAQGLFGEYFDNLTLSGKPVFQRTDQNIDFLWTLSSPDKRLAKDQYAVRWKGDLKVPESGTYQIGLEGNDGYRLYLDDQLLIDQWEKRSYHTQLVPFSFDQTKKYAVRIEFKETKGNAHLKFIWNYGTPDHQAKELADAVKLAEKADVIVVAAGIKEGEFQDRAMLNLPGNQEQLIQAMEKSGKPVVVLLVGGSAITMDSWFNQAAAVLNIWYPGEEGGHAVAETLFGDYNPAGRLPVTYPVHESQLPLVYNHKPTGRGDDYNNLSGEPLFPFGFGLSYTKFEYKDLKLSKKEIAGTESVKASFTLQNTGNYDGDEVVQLYIRDMLSSVARPVLELKGFQRVRLKAGETKQLSFAITPDMLKMLDARMKTVTEPGDFRIMIGSSSKELVLKDTLTVK from the coding sequence ATGAAATATATAATTACTAAAGTTATTTTATTGCCGGTTTTCTTTGTCATGCTCAGTCATGCAGCAAGCGCAAATGATACAGTTAATGTAGCCGTGAAAAAAAACAGGATTGCTGCTCCTCTTTATAAAAACCCAGCTGCAGCTATAGAAAAAAGAGTAGCTGATCTGTTGTCAAGAATGACTCCCGAAGAAAAATTCTGGCAGCTTTTTATGATTCCCGGTGACCTGGACGGGGTTGATAAAAACCGGTATAAAAACGGTATTTTCGGTTTACAGGTTAGTGCTGTTTCTCAAGGTGGTGGTGGCGCAGGGCAGATGCTGAGTTATAATACTCAGGAAAATGCATATACCCTTGCCAAAAAAATCAATGCTATACAGCAATATTTTGTCAAAGAAACACGTCTGGGGATTCCTATTATTGCATTTGACGAAGCTCTTCATGGATTAGTCAGACAGGGAGCTACAGCTTTTCCTCAGTCTATCGGGCTTGCAGCCAGCTTTAATACAGCCTTAATGGGGCAGGTAGCCGGAACAATTGCTCAGGAAACTAAAGTCAGAGGGATAAGAGATATTTTAACCCCGGTAATTAATATTGCAGCAGATGTGCGCTGGGGACGTACCGAAGAAACCTATGGCGAAGACCCATTTCTTTCTGCTCAGATGGGGCTGGCCTTTGTCAGTGCCTTTGAAAATCAGAATATCATTACCACGCCCAAACATTTTGTAGCCAATGTTGGCGATGGCGGACGGGATAGCTATCCCATACATTATAACGATCGTTTGATGGAAGAGATTTATCTTCCTCCATTTAAAACGGCTATACAACAAGGTAAAAGCCGGTCATTGATGACTGCCTATAACACTGTCAATGGAACTCCGGCAACCTCAAACGAATACCTGCTGACGCAGAAATTAAAAAATGAATGGGGTTTTAAAGGCTTTGTAATTTCGGATGCAGGAGCTGTTGGCGGTGCAAATGTATTACACTATACCGCCAGTGGTTATGCCGATGCTACGAGACAGGCCATAACAGCAGGTCTGGACGTGATTTTTCAAACCGATTACGCTCATTATAAATTGTTTATTACCCCGTTTCTGGATGGTTCAATCCCACAAAAACGAATAGACGATGCCGTTTCAAGAGTTTTGAGAGCCAAATTTGAGCTGGGTCTTTTTGAAAAACCTTATGTTTCAGAAGAAGAAGCTCAAAAAGCTTTAAACGATCAGAGTCATAAAGCTATCGCAAAGCAAGCCGCTTTACAATCCTTTGTGCTGTTGAAAAATGAGAAATCTGTTTTACCACTCAAAAATGTAAAGAACATACTGGTCGTAGGAGAAGATGCCATTGAAGCCCGTTTAGGAGGTTATAGCGGAACCGGTAACGGCAAGATCAATATCGTTGACGGACTGAAAAAACGAGGCGGTGAGCACGTTAATGTTACTTATAGTAAAGGGAGCAGCCGTAACCCGGTTTTATATGTGCCAGTCAATAAAGAATTCTTAAAAGCAGACACTGCACAAGGGCTTTTTGGTGAATATTTTGATAATCTTACATTAAGTGGTAAACCCGTTTTTCAAAGAACAGATCAAAACATAGATTTCCTGTGGACACTTTCTTCTCCGGATAAACGTCTGGCCAAAGATCAATATGCAGTCAGATGGAAGGGAGATCTTAAAGTGCCGGAGTCAGGAACCTATCAGATTGGTCTGGAAGGTAATGACGGTTATCGTCTGTATCTGGATGATCAGTTATTAATTGATCAATGGGAGAAAAGATCCTATCATACACAGTTAGTCCCGTTTTCTTTTGATCAGACTAAGAAATACGCTGTTCGTATTGAATTTAAAGAAACCAAAGGTAATGCACACCTTAAATTTATCTGGAACTACGGCACCCCTGATCATCAGGCTAAAGAACTGGCGGACGCAGTGAAACTTGCTGAAAAAGCAGATGTGATTGTCGTTGCAGCAGGCATAAAAGAAGGTGAATTTCAGGACCGTGCTATGCTGAATTTGCCCGGTAATCAGGAACAGCTTATTCAGGCAATGGAAAAATCAGGGAAACCAGTAGTGGTTTTGCTGGTTGGTGGCAGTGCGATCACGATGGACAGCTGGTTTAACCAGGCTGCTGCAGTTTTAAATATCTGGTATCCGGGTGAAGAGGGTGGTCATGCAGTTGCAGAAACTTTGTTTGGAGATTATAATCCTGCGGGCCGTTTACCAGTTACTTATCCTGTTCATGAGTCGCAATTGCCTCTGGTCTATAATCATAAGCCTACAGGCAGGGGAGATGACTACAATAATCTGAGCGGAGAACCACTTTTCCCTTTTGGTTTCGGATTGAGTTATACAAAATTTGAGTATAAAGATCTTAAACTGAGTAAAAAAGAGATTGCCGGTACTGAGTCAGTGAAAGCCAGCTTTACCCTGCAGAATACAGGTAATTATGATGGCGATGAAGTTGTGCAGCTGTATATCCGTGATATGCTCAGCAGCGTGGCAAGACCTGTTTTAGAGCTGAAAGGATTTCAAAGAGTCCGCTTAAAAGCAGGAGAGACCAAACAACTTTCCTTTGCTATTACACCAGATATGCTAAAGATGCTGGATGCAAGGATGAAAACAGTTACAGAACCCGGTGATTTTAGAATCATGATAGGTTCTTCGAGTAAAGAACTAGTATTAAAAGATACTTTAACTGTTAAATAG
- a CDS encoding SusD/RagB family nutrient-binding outer membrane lipoprotein, which produces MKKLIINISFVLVAVTSLVSCKKAIEEKFYNPEKAQNASLSGLFTAMLNNDRIAAKYWNVRTFLCQMPGVYAQTSYFPNANSVYQQSDGYSQNYWDDFYATGGNGSGSMAQYRSMEAKFKTLTDGEKTAQGALMQAAKVVLIEQAAKMVDLWGDIPYSETGSLETSSVIKNPKFDEQKALYTSFISDLAAAAAYFKANPTNKDFAKADILLKGDVNQWARYANSLRLRLLMRISKVDEGTARTAVLDMLNNAAAFPLIDGGNSASYNPGTSDVLLQPLTNSTSDLSAAFTEGSWYATDYMLNTVMLPANDPRIPVIYDKYGRTVAGKFVPNKTYKAMPVTMSGADQETKFADYSVLDSATFLYNQKLPGIVITASEVNLLKAEAFERWGSSASAQTSYETALKQSVTFYYYLNNLNKGGGYVNLPVPASADVDAWVNSSAAAYTGSQTNKLTNIYIQKWTHLGVLQSNEAWSEYRRTGFPVLTFPSDGKLSGFETPPTRLVYPAKEKTLNSENYQAVQAKDTRKTKIFWQQ; this is translated from the coding sequence ATGAAAAAGTTAATTATAAATATAAGTTTTGTTTTAGTAGCAGTAACCTCATTGGTGAGTTGCAAAAAAGCAATAGAAGAAAAATTCTATAACCCGGAAAAGGCGCAGAATGCCAGTCTTTCCGGTCTTTTTACAGCAATGCTGAATAACGACAGAATTGCAGCCAAATATTGGAATGTACGTACTTTTTTATGTCAGATGCCTGGCGTATATGCACAGACTTCTTATTTTCCAAATGCGAATTCTGTTTATCAGCAAAGTGATGGCTATTCTCAAAACTATTGGGATGACTTTTATGCTACAGGAGGTAACGGAAGTGGCAGTATGGCACAATACCGCTCAATGGAAGCAAAATTTAAAACACTAACAGATGGTGAAAAAACAGCACAGGGAGCATTGATGCAGGCTGCAAAGGTTGTTTTGATAGAACAGGCTGCGAAGATGGTCGATTTATGGGGTGATATTCCTTATTCAGAAACAGGAAGCCTGGAAACGAGTAGTGTGATTAAAAATCCAAAGTTTGATGAGCAAAAAGCCTTGTATACCAGTTTCATTAGTGATCTGGCTGCTGCCGCCGCTTATTTTAAAGCAAATCCTACTAATAAAGATTTTGCTAAAGCAGATATTTTGCTGAAAGGTGATGTTAATCAATGGGCACGCTATGCAAACTCTTTACGGTTAAGATTACTGATGCGCATTTCAAAAGTTGACGAAGGAACTGCCAGAACAGCTGTACTGGATATGTTAAACAATGCGGCGGCTTTCCCATTGATCGATGGCGGGAATAGCGCTTCATACAATCCGGGTACTTCAGATGTATTATTACAACCTCTGACTAATAGCACCAGTGATTTAAGTGCTGCATTTACAGAAGGTAGCTGGTATGCTACAGACTATATGTTAAATACAGTCATGCTGCCAGCAAATGATCCGCGCATTCCGGTAATTTATGATAAATATGGAAGAACAGTGGCAGGTAAATTTGTTCCTAATAAAACATACAAAGCAATGCCGGTTACAATGAGCGGCGCAGATCAGGAGACAAAGTTTGCAGATTATTCAGTACTTGATTCTGCTACTTTTCTTTATAATCAGAAATTGCCGGGTATAGTGATCACAGCCTCTGAAGTAAACCTTTTAAAGGCTGAGGCTTTTGAAAGATGGGGTAGTTCTGCCAGTGCTCAGACCTCTTATGAAACCGCATTAAAACAGTCTGTAACTTTTTATTATTATTTGAATAACTTGAACAAAGGTGGCGGATATGTTAATCTTCCGGTTCCGGCATCTGCCGATGTGGATGCCTGGGTAAATTCATCTGCTGCTGCATATACAGGTTCTCAGACAAATAAGCTGACCAATATCTATATCCAGAAATGGACGCATTTAGGAGTCCTTCAGTCTAATGAAGCGTGGTCTGAGTACAGAAGAACAGGTTTTCCAGTTTTAACTTTCCCTTCAGATGGTAAGCTGTCTGGTTTTGAAACTCCTCCAACCAGGTTAGTATATCCGGCTAAAGAGAAGACTTTGAATTCAGAAAACTATCAGGCAGTTCAAGCCAAAGATACCCGTAAAACGAAGATCTTCTGGCAACAATAA
- a CDS encoding thiol-activated cytolysin family protein, with the protein MKLLLPTLLVLIIITASCRKEAVTVKNSDQKSALKSPEGSNVNISRAAISTFSNLMQASSSVNSHLNSGKTSDIPGTMMSGGSLRDKLIGAVHIQTDSMWLGDYAGRSFIGYADEFTMLPEWLGQKDNFYLGNLIRGNSIASLAMTPLSERLGHYESRPISASISLPGKVVSGMFNPNELNATQFYSKLLQDNGISGLQNASYNYSIQEFTYYDELRTVFGSNVKVNALFYGSNSTSTNGVLKIAGKTGLVAKFVQKNFTLDMDVPVKGELYENLDLNAVEGYWPAYISNITYGSTGILAIESDDDRQLVNNTFNKAFRVLGGLVSGTSDLTSAEISTINNSKMTIYFIGPNGAETVKKIFTVEELLGFIKKGSTFSAQTPGVPISFKMKSLKDNKTINNNFRIDVPVEKIWAKFSDPYEVQSAGSVRTAKQRLTFYADKELTAPIVAPASKGLTYRAIVHTYIYGQFGPQGIPQPYIVAPIRTIYNTNHQTSIEIKYNLGPVKTELLLLENPNYFSAPVLPSGLQNGTPNSGDWDIIR; encoded by the coding sequence ATGAAACTATTATTACCCACTCTTTTAGTTTTAATTATCATAACAGCTTCCTGTAGAAAGGAGGCTGTTACGGTTAAAAACTCAGATCAAAAATCAGCTTTAAAATCTCCGGAAGGAAGTAATGTGAATATCAGCAGAGCTGCGATCTCCACCTTTAGTAACCTGATGCAGGCATCCTCATCAGTAAATTCACACCTGAATTCCGGTAAAACCAGTGATATTCCTGGTACAATGATGTCCGGGGGCTCGTTGAGAGACAAGTTAATTGGTGCAGTGCATATCCAGACAGACAGTATGTGGCTTGGAGATTATGCAGGCAGATCTTTTATTGGTTATGCTGATGAATTTACCATGCTGCCTGAATGGCTTGGACAAAAAGATAACTTCTATCTGGGTAATCTGATCAGAGGAAATTCTATTGCTTCTTTAGCTATGACACCACTATCTGAACGTTTAGGTCATTATGAATCAAGACCCATAAGTGCTTCTATTTCCTTACCGGGTAAAGTGGTTTCCGGAATGTTTAATCCCAATGAGCTTAATGCCACTCAGTTTTACAGTAAGCTGTTACAGGATAACGGAATATCAGGTTTGCAGAATGCATCTTACAACTACAGTATCCAGGAATTTACTTATTATGATGAGTTAAGAACTGTTTTTGGTTCAAATGTCAAAGTCAATGCACTGTTTTATGGTTCAAACTCAACCTCGACCAATGGTGTACTTAAAATAGCAGGAAAAACAGGACTTGTAGCCAAATTTGTACAAAAGAACTTTACATTGGATATGGACGTTCCGGTAAAAGGTGAACTCTATGAAAATCTTGATCTGAATGCTGTTGAAGGTTACTGGCCGGCTTATATCAGCAACATTACCTATGGCTCAACTGGCATACTGGCTATCGAAAGCGATGATGACAGACAATTGGTCAACAACACTTTTAACAAAGCATTCAGAGTACTTGGAGGATTAGTCTCAGGAACATCAGACCTGACATCTGCAGAGATATCAACAATCAACAACTCGAAGATGACCATCTATTTTATAGGTCCAAATGGTGCGGAAACAGTAAAGAAAATATTCACTGTGGAAGAACTGCTTGGCTTCATTAAAAAAGGTTCAACCTTCTCTGCACAAACTCCGGGAGTACCAATATCATTTAAAATGAAGTCTTTAAAAGACAACAAAACGATAAACAATAATTTCAGGATTGATGTGCCGGTAGAAAAAATATGGGCAAAATTTTCTGATCCTTATGAGGTTCAGTCAGCAGGATCTGTCAGAACAGCTAAACAGCGTTTAACTTTTTATGCCGATAAAGAACTTACTGCTCCTATAGTTGCACCTGCTTCTAAAGGACTTACTTACAGAGCAATAGTGCATACTTATATTTATGGACAATTTGGTCCGCAGGGAATTCCTCAGCCTTATATAGTAGCTCCAATCAGAACGATATACAATACTAATCATCAAACTTCCATTGAAATTAAATATAATCTCGGCCCGGTAAAAACAGAACTCCTGTTGCTGGAAAATCCCAATTATTTTAGTGCTCCTGTTTTACCATCCGGACTGCAGAACGGCACGCCTAATTCTGGTGACTGGGACATTATCCGATAA
- a CDS encoding S41 family peptidase codes for MFDNKYYIFPFLLLALTSCKKSEPLNVEKQSPEELLIRDSVFNYAKEVYFWNDQLPSYQVFNPGKYSSVVQELFDISQYAVNPETQKPFEFNAENPKTAKYSTVTGQESVIENLPANGKLNTGFGVTFVAVKENDIRIEYAIPGSPAAKAGLNRGMKVIRINNTPVATGAAFYQYISSLLNSAQVNITIDKTDLLSEKTYILLRKEFVAQPVAKDTIFNYNGVKTGYLSYLRFSSPNGRDQQLDEVFNRFVNENISELIVDLRYNPGGYISTADYFANLLIPQAFDQQVMRKEKYNAIMQNNQTELLKKQILTDDNGRPLYYIGDRPATMADGDYSLKTNTYYFDKKAGIKSLKRVVFIVSAETASASELLINCLKPYLDVKLVGVSANGKQQVKTYGKPIGFFGLKINKYVIYYSMFQNLNARDQGAYFDGITADVTADDDARFSFGDTNEPGIKASMSLIFPSGFARSESVRKASDNGFSKVEIKVESDAPVGLIKDRSAIKIRKF; via the coding sequence ATGTTTGATAACAAATATTATATATTCCCTTTTCTACTGCTGGCACTGACCAGCTGTAAGAAATCTGAACCGCTTAATGTCGAGAAACAAAGCCCGGAAGAGTTGCTGATCAGGGACTCTGTTTTTAATTATGCAAAGGAGGTTTATTTCTGGAATGATCAACTGCCTTCTTACCAGGTATTCAACCCTGGAAAATACAGCAGTGTGGTTCAGGAATTATTTGATATCAGCCAGTATGCTGTCAATCCGGAAACGCAGAAGCCATTTGAATTCAATGCAGAAAACCCGAAAACAGCAAAATATTCAACTGTGACTGGTCAGGAGAGTGTTATTGAAAATCTTCCTGCTAATGGTAAGCTGAATACAGGATTTGGAGTGACCTTTGTAGCCGTTAAAGAAAATGATATCCGGATAGAATATGCAATTCCGGGTTCTCCGGCTGCAAAAGCAGGGCTTAACCGCGGAATGAAGGTAATCAGAATAAATAATACTCCGGTAGCAACCGGAGCAGCTTTTTACCAATATATCAGCTCTTTACTGAATAGTGCTCAGGTCAACATCACGATTGATAAAACTGATTTGCTGTCTGAAAAAACTTATATATTACTCAGAAAGGAGTTTGTTGCCCAGCCTGTTGCTAAAGACACCATATTCAATTATAACGGTGTAAAAACGGGTTATCTCAGCTATTTGAGATTTAGCAGTCCAAATGGACGGGACCAGCAATTAGATGAGGTCTTTAACCGGTTTGTTAATGAAAATATTTCTGAACTGATTGTTGACCTGCGTTATAATCCGGGCGGATATATTTCAACTGCTGATTATTTTGCGAATCTGCTGATTCCACAGGCTTTTGATCAGCAGGTTATGCGTAAAGAAAAGTATAATGCTATCATGCAGAATAATCAGACAGAATTACTCAAAAAACAGATCTTAACTGATGACAACGGGCGTCCTTTATATTATATCGGCGATCGCCCTGCAACGATGGCAGACGGGGATTATTCTTTAAAAACCAATACTTATTATTTTGATAAGAAAGCTGGGATAAAATCATTAAAAAGAGTTGTTTTCATCGTCAGTGCAGAAACAGCTTCGGCAAGTGAACTGCTGATCAACTGCCTGAAACCTTATCTTGATGTAAAACTGGTTGGTGTTTCTGCCAATGGTAAACAGCAGGTTAAGACTTATGGTAAACCTATTGGTTTTTTTGGCCTTAAGATCAATAAATATGTAATTTATTATTCCATGTTTCAAAATTTGAATGCCAGGGACCAGGGGGCTTATTTTGATGGAATAACTGCTGATGTAACTGCTGACGATGATGCAAGATTTAGTTTTGGTGACACTAATGAGCCTGGAATAAAAGCTTCAATGAGTCTTATTTTCCCATCCGGATTTGCCAGATCTGAGTCTGTCAGAAAAGCATCGGATAACGGCTTCAGCAAAGTTGAGATCAAAGTAGAGTCTGATGCTCCTGTTGGACTGATTAAAGACAGATCAGCTATAAAGATCAGAAAATTTTAA
- a CDS encoding alpha-L-fucosidase, translating to MKRKIIVAALLVCAFCRLSAQENGVHQQSTVYEWPSDPMVKQKLDKWQDKKFGMIVHWGLYAVPGIIESWSICSEDWIDRDSTKTYEEYKKWYWDLNKSFNPVKFNPEQWARAGKSAGMKYLVFTTKHHDGFAMFDTQESDFSIAKGPFADNPKADVAKYVFDAFRKEGFMIGAYFSKPDWHSPYYWWSKYATPDRNNNYDIKKNPWRWNQFKGFAYNQIEELMTRYGSIDILWLDGGWVRPLETVNAEVLSWGANIPKWSQDIDMPKIARMARKAQPGLLMVDRTVHGPYENYQTPEQKIPDTQLDHPWESCMTLGGAWGFVNNDQYKPASVVIQKLVEIVAKGGSLLLGVGPNAEGTLPAEVITRLNDIGKWTSKNGRAIYNTRITKNYHSGQTWFTQSKDGKTRYAIYCRNVGENPAGAISWTGNVPGKGTVVTLVSSGEKLKWNTVNGKTTVELPTNLMGAEAALAFAFTPAN from the coding sequence ATGAAACGAAAAATTATAGTTGCGGCTTTGCTGGTTTGTGCTTTTTGCAGGTTATCAGCACAGGAAAATGGTGTTCATCAGCAATCAACGGTTTATGAATGGCCGTCTGATCCGATGGTAAAACAAAAACTTGATAAGTGGCAGGATAAGAAATTTGGTATGATTGTACACTGGGGCTTATACGCTGTTCCCGGTATAATTGAGTCCTGGTCAATCTGTTCCGAAGACTGGATAGATCGTGACAGTACAAAAACCTATGAAGAGTATAAGAAATGGTACTGGGATTTGAATAAAAGTTTTAACCCGGTAAAATTTAATCCGGAACAATGGGCCAGAGCAGGTAAAAGTGCCGGAATGAAATACCTCGTATTTACCACCAAGCACCATGATGGCTTTGCGATGTTTGATACCCAGGAATCCGATTTTAGTATTGCTAAAGGTCCTTTTGCAGATAATCCCAAAGCAGACGTTGCAAAATATGTTTTTGATGCCTTTAGAAAAGAAGGCTTTATGATCGGCGCTTATTTTTCAAAACCAGACTGGCATTCACCCTATTACTGGTGGTCTAAATATGCAACTCCGGACCGTAATAATAATTATGATATCAAAAAGAACCCATGGAGATGGAATCAGTTTAAAGGATTTGCCTATAACCAGATAGAAGAACTCATGACCCGTTATGGCAGTATTGATATTTTGTGGCTGGATGGTGGCTGGGTAAGACCGCTGGAAACCGTCAATGCAGAAGTCCTGTCCTGGGGTGCAAATATTCCGAAATGGAGCCAGGATATAGATATGCCTAAAATTGCCCGTATGGCAAGGAAAGCGCAACCAGGTTTACTGATGGTAGACAGAACAGTGCACGGACCATATGAGAATTACCAGACACCAGAACAAAAAATACCAGATACCCAGTTAGATCATCCCTGGGAAAGCTGTATGACCCTTGGCGGTGCATGGGGATTTGTCAATAACGATCAATATAAACCTGCCAGTGTTGTCATTCAGAAACTGGTCGAGATCGTGGCCAAAGGCGGTAGTTTACTTTTAGGCGTAGGACCGAATGCCGAAGGTACACTGCCAGCCGAAGTTATTACCAGGCTAAACGATATTGGTAAATGGACTTCAAAAAATGGCAGGGCGATTTACAATACCAGAATTACCAAAAACTACCATAGCGGACAAACCTGGTTCACGCAAAGTAAAGATGGCAAAACACGGTATGCAATCTATTGCCGAAATGTTGGAGAGAATCCGGCAGGTGCTATTAGCTGGACAGGAAATGTACCCGGAAAGGGGACTGTGGTCACACTGGTTTCCAGTGGCGAAAAATTAAAATGGAATACTGTAAATGGCAAAACAACAGTAGAGTTACCCACTAATCTTATGGGGGCCGAAGCTGCATTAGCTTTTGCATTTACTCCTGCTAACTAG